In a single window of the Flavobacterium sp. W4I14 genome:
- a CDS encoding Na+/proline symporter (product_source=COG0591; cog=COG0591; pfam=PF00474; transmembrane_helix_parts=Outside_1_3,TMhelix_4_23,Inside_24_42,TMhelix_43_65,Outside_66_79,TMhelix_80_102,Inside_103_122,TMhelix_123_145,Outside_146_154,TMhelix_155_174,Inside_175_180,TMhelix_181_203,Outside_204_236,TMhelix_237_256,Inside_257_279,TMhelix_280_302,Outside_303_321,TMhelix_322_344,Inside_345_386,TMhelix_387_406,Outside_407_410,TMhelix_411_433,Inside_434_444,TMhelix_445_467,Outside_468_470,TMhelix_471_493,Inside_494_502) produces MSPTILLCFLIGYFLLLIIISFVTSKKSSDNSTFFIANRNSKWYLVAFGMIGTALSGVTFISVPGEVGAPSGNQFQYFQFVLGNAVGFIIIATVLLPLYYRMNLTSIYSYIEKRLGHYSYKTAASIFLLSRTLGSATRLYLVVIVLQRFIFDNYGVPFWLTVLISLALIWSYTFKGGLKTIIITDTLQTFFLVLSVFLTIYFICNSLDFNIPQAFETIKTSSYSKIFFLNDFLTNKFYFSKQFIGGIFVTIAMTGLDQDLMQKNLSMGTIKEAQKNMFTFTGVFVILNVFFLSVGALLYIFAAKNGIDIPLDHITGKPRTDLLFPEIALNNLGAIPAIIFMLGLTAATFATTDSALTALTTSFCVDFLGMAKAENVNAKDAVKKRHTVHVAFSILMFLVIIVINALNSSSVVSLIFTIASYTYGPLLGLYSFGLFVKKRGLHDKLVPIVCLLSPFLCYLLSTYSTTLLGGYVFSVELILVNGLITFIGLLFISKKTDAQTRF; encoded by the coding sequence ATGTCTCCAACCATTCTCTTATGTTTTCTGATCGGCTATTTTTTACTGCTGATTATTATTTCATTCGTAACCTCAAAAAAATCATCTGATAATTCTACTTTCTTTATTGCCAACCGGAATTCTAAATGGTATTTAGTTGCCTTTGGGATGATAGGAACTGCACTTTCGGGTGTTACTTTTATATCGGTACCCGGAGAAGTTGGCGCACCCAGTGGGAACCAGTTTCAGTATTTCCAGTTCGTTCTGGGCAATGCTGTTGGTTTTATCATCATTGCCACAGTTCTGCTCCCACTTTATTACCGGATGAATTTAACATCCATTTATAGCTACATCGAAAAGAGGCTGGGGCATTATAGTTACAAAACGGCAGCATCGATATTTTTATTGAGCCGCACTTTGGGATCAGCAACAAGATTATACCTCGTAGTGATTGTTTTACAGCGTTTTATATTTGATAATTATGGCGTTCCGTTCTGGTTAACGGTTTTAATTTCGTTGGCACTGATCTGGTCGTACACCTTTAAAGGTGGATTAAAAACCATTATCATTACCGATACACTGCAAACTTTTTTCCTGGTGCTTTCGGTTTTTCTGACGATTTATTTTATTTGCAACAGTCTTGATTTCAATATTCCACAGGCATTCGAGACCATAAAAACAAGCAGTTACTCGAAAATATTCTTTCTAAACGATTTCCTAACCAATAAATTCTACTTCAGCAAACAGTTTATCGGCGGTATTTTCGTTACCATCGCCATGACGGGTTTAGATCAGGATCTGATGCAGAAAAACCTGAGCATGGGTACCATCAAAGAGGCACAAAAAAACATGTTTACTTTTACAGGGGTATTCGTAATCCTGAATGTTTTCTTTTTGAGCGTGGGCGCCTTGTTATACATTTTCGCCGCGAAAAACGGCATCGATATTCCATTGGATCACATTACCGGGAAACCAAGAACAGATTTATTGTTCCCTGAAATTGCTTTAAACAACCTTGGCGCCATACCCGCAATTATATTCATGCTGGGCCTAACCGCAGCAACCTTTGCCACTACCGACTCTGCACTTACAGCTTTAACCACATCCTTTTGTGTCGACTTTTTAGGCATGGCTAAGGCAGAAAATGTAAATGCCAAAGACGCCGTAAAAAAGCGCCATACCGTACACGTGGCATTTTCTATTTTGATGTTTTTGGTGATCATCGTCATCAATGCACTGAACAGTTCATCGGTAGTCAGTTTGATTTTTACCATTGCCTCTTACACCTACGGACCGCTTTTAGGACTATATAGTTTTGGATTATTTGTAAAAAAACGCGGTCTTCACGATAAATTAGTGCCGATAGTTTGTTTATTATCACCTTTTTTATGTTACTTGCTTTCCACGTATTCTACCACTTTATTGGGCGGTTACGTTTTTAGTGTTGAACTGATTTTAGTTAACGGTTTAATCACATTTATAGGCTTGTTGTTCATCAGTAAAAAAACTGATGCGCAAACCAGATTTTAA
- a CDS encoding anthranilate phosphoribosyltransferase (product_source=KO:K00766; cath_funfam=1.20.970.10,3.40.1030.10; cog=COG0547; ko=KO:K00766; pfam=PF00591,PF02885; superfamily=47648,52418; tigrfam=TIGR01245) → MAVNMKKILNHLFENKSFSREEAKNILISISEGTFNSSQIAAFITAYAMRNITVQELQGFRDAMLDMCVKVNLSGYELIDLCGTGGDGKDTFNISTLSSFVVAGAGHHVAKHGNYGVSSGCGSSNVMEYLGYTFTNNEDTLRRNLDAAGICFLHAPLFNPAMKIVAPIRKELGVKTFFNMLGPMVNPGQPKYQMVGVFSLELARLYAYLYQDTDKSYTIVHALEGYDEVSLTCDVKTFSNKGEQILTLQDMGFDKVDTNAIKGGDTVESSAKIFMDVLNGEATDVQNNVVLCNSALAIKTIKPEQSFADCFYEAEESLTSKKALNSFKNLLAC, encoded by the coding sequence ATGGCAGTAAACATGAAAAAAATATTAAACCATTTATTCGAGAACAAGAGTTTTAGCAGGGAAGAGGCAAAAAACATTTTAATCTCCATTTCGGAAGGCACATTTAATTCTTCTCAGATTGCCGCTTTTATTACCGCTTATGCCATGCGTAATATCACGGTGCAGGAGTTACAGGGTTTTCGCGATGCGATGCTTGATATGTGCGTTAAAGTAAACTTATCGGGTTACGAACTGATCGATCTTTGCGGTACCGGAGGTGATGGTAAAGATACTTTCAATATTTCTACCCTATCCTCATTTGTGGTGGCAGGTGCTGGTCATCATGTGGCCAAACATGGTAACTACGGCGTTTCTTCGGGCTGCGGTTCTTCTAACGTAATGGAATATTTAGGTTATACTTTTACCAATAATGAGGATACTTTAAGGCGTAATTTAGATGCTGCAGGAATCTGTTTTTTACACGCCCCGCTTTTTAATCCGGCAATGAAAATTGTAGCACCGATCCGTAAGGAACTGGGTGTAAAAACATTTTTCAATATGCTGGGGCCAATGGTTAACCCCGGACAGCCGAAATACCAGATGGTAGGGGTTTTTAGTTTGGAGCTCGCCCGTTTATATGCTTATTTATATCAGGATACAGATAAAAGTTATACCATTGTACATGCATTGGAAGGTTATGATGAGGTTTCTTTAACCTGTGATGTGAAAACCTTTTCGAACAAGGGCGAACAGATTTTAACCCTTCAGGATATGGGTTTTGATAAGGTTGATACCAATGCGATTAAAGGTGGCGATACCGTAGAATCATCTGCCAAAATATTTATGGATGTATTAAATGGCGAAGCCACAGATGTACAGAACAATGTGGTATTGTGCAATTCGGCACTGGCCATCAAGACCATAAAACCTGAACAATCTTTTGCCGACTGCTTTTATGAAGCAGAAGAATCTTTAACCAGCAAAAAAGCGTTAAACAGTTTCAAAAACTTATTGGCATGTTAA
- a CDS encoding hypothetical protein (product_source=Hypo-rule applied; superfamily=117289; transmembrane_helix_parts=Outside_1_141,TMhelix_142_160,Inside_161_164), with protein sequence MEQVLNWRKGLFDSNYQVFNNGLLKFSLNFSSWKNSAIATTQAGIYLLKSEGFSKPETKLLNNQNEVLAIITYDWLRFNAKIVFASGDTFDWSFQNSWLSRWSLNDHQDKQILFNASSGNGMLHSNVDDDKLILCGLFIREYYSRLLVGFIIVIFLLFSFKNIF encoded by the coding sequence ATGGAACAGGTATTAAATTGGAGAAAAGGTTTATTTGATAGCAATTATCAGGTATTTAACAACGGACTGTTAAAATTTTCGCTGAATTTTAGTTCGTGGAAAAATTCGGCAATAGCCACTACCCAGGCAGGTATTTACCTGTTAAAAAGTGAAGGATTTTCTAAACCTGAAACTAAATTACTGAACAATCAGAATGAGGTTTTAGCTATAATTACTTATGACTGGCTTCGTTTCAATGCAAAAATTGTATTTGCCTCTGGCGATACTTTTGACTGGAGCTTTCAAAACAGCTGGTTAAGCCGGTGGTCGTTAAACGACCATCAGGATAAACAGATTTTATTCAATGCTTCAAGCGGAAATGGCATGTTACATAGCAATGTAGACGACGATAAACTGATTTTATGCGGGCTTTTTATCAGGGAATACTATTCGAGACTTCTTGTTGGCTTTATCATTGTAATATTCCTTCTGTTTAGTTTCAAGAATATTTTTTAA
- a CDS encoding short-subunit dehydrogenase (product_source=COG0300; cath_funfam=3.40.50.720; cog=COG0300; pfam=PF00106; superfamily=51735), which translates to MNLKNKVIIITGASSGIGKACAEEFAKRGANLVLAARQYVTLCEITADLEKKYNIRAVAVQADVSKEADCELIIKQALVSFQKIDILVNNAGLSMRALFNDLDLSVLKNLMDVNFWGTVYCTKYALPEILKTKGTVVGISSIAGYRGLPGRTGYSASKFAMNGFMESLRTELLKTGVNVLLACPGFTASNIRVTALSKDGAAHGETSMDEGKMMTSEEVASIIADGIEKRKRTLIMTGQGKLAVWMNKLFPAFVDKKVFDLFAKEKNPLIKG; encoded by the coding sequence ATGAACCTAAAAAATAAAGTAATCATCATCACTGGCGCATCGAGCGGAATCGGAAAAGCTTGTGCCGAAGAATTTGCTAAACGTGGTGCCAATTTAGTTTTAGCTGCACGCCAATACGTAACCCTATGCGAAATTACTGCCGATCTGGAAAAAAAATATAACATCAGGGCCGTAGCTGTTCAGGCCGATGTAAGTAAAGAAGCAGATTGCGAACTGATTATCAAGCAAGCTTTAGTATCTTTTCAAAAGATTGATATTCTGGTAAATAATGCCGGATTATCCATGCGTGCCCTGTTTAATGATCTGGATTTATCGGTGCTTAAAAACCTGATGGATGTAAACTTTTGGGGGACGGTTTATTGCACCAAATATGCTTTGCCAGAGATTTTAAAAACCAAAGGAACGGTAGTGGGTATATCATCAATAGCAGGTTACCGTGGTTTACCGGGCAGAACGGGTTATTCGGCTTCTAAATTTGCTATGAACGGATTTATGGAATCTTTACGCACCGAATTATTAAAAACAGGCGTAAACGTTTTATTGGCCTGTCCGGGTTTTACCGCTTCCAACATCAGGGTAACCGCTTTATCAAAAGATGGTGCTGCACATGGCGAAACCAGTATGGATGAAGGCAAAATGATGACATCAGAAGAAGTAGCAAGCATTATTGCCGACGGTATCGAAAAACGTAAACGTACCTTAATCATGACCGGACAAGGGAAATTAGCCGTTTGGATGAATAAACTCTTCCCGGCTTTTGTAGACAAAAAGGTTTTTGATCTGTTTGCGAAAGAAAAGAATCCGCTGATTAAGGGGTGA
- a CDS encoding tryptophan synthase beta subunit (product_source=COG0133; cog=COG0133; superfamily=53686), translated as MLFITLGFNQGKKEKNMKYKVNEKGYYGDFGGAYIPEMLYPNVEELRQNYLKIIDDADFQKEFHQLLKDYVGRPFAFISC; from the coding sequence TTGTTATTCATAACCCTTGGTTTTAACCAAGGGAAAAAAGAAAAAAACATGAAATACAAAGTAAACGAAAAAGGATATTATGGAGATTTTGGTGGCGCGTACATCCCCGAAATGCTTTATCCAAACGTAGAAGAATTGCGTCAAAACTATTTAAAGATTATTGATGATGCCGATTTCCAAAAAGAATTTCATCAGTTGTTAAAAGATTATGTTGGCCGCCCCTTCGCCTTTATATCTTGCTAA
- a CDS encoding arsenate reductase (product_source=KO:K00537; cath_funfam=3.40.30.10; cog=COG1393; ko=KO:K00537; pfam=PF03960; superfamily=52833; tigrfam=TIGR00014), translated as MITIYHNNRCTKSRCALAELEKSGKAFEVVYYLETPPNKSELEEIIRKLGIKPLELIRKGEKVFTENYKGKTLTDEEWIDAMVAHPILIERPIIISGDQAVIARPTEKIKEILG; from the coding sequence ATGATTACGATTTATCACAATAACCGATGTACTAAAAGCCGTTGTGCTTTAGCTGAATTAGAAAAAAGTGGAAAGGCTTTCGAGGTAGTTTATTACTTGGAAACCCCGCCCAATAAAAGTGAACTTGAAGAAATTATTCGAAAACTGGGTATTAAACCATTAGAATTGATCCGTAAAGGTGAAAAGGTTTTTACTGAAAATTATAAAGGAAAAACCTTGACCGATGAAGAATGGATTGATGCCATGGTTGCACATCCAATTTTAATTGAAAGACCGATTATCATCTCAGGAGATCAAGCTGTAATTGCCAGACCAACCGAAAAGATAAAAGAGATTTTGGGATAA
- a CDS encoding hypothetical protein (product_source=Hypo-rule applied; cath_funfam=3.20.20.190; cleavage_site_network=SignalP-noTM; pfam=PF13653; superfamily=51695), protein MAKHFFVFLALVLSGLFAKAQVKIHSHNDYTHEKPFIDAVNNRVFSIEADVFVVGDSLMVAHSKKEIKAGNTLAQLYLKQIKALSAEKEYYTSQLMIDVKGDWDSTYRLLRKNLKKYQKYFDRQGRNTVVVISGNRPAANTFHKYTSLFFDGLPNVNYSPEDLKKIAMISDNFATYSKWKGVEEVPEADKAKLTELINNAHKLGKPFRFWGAPDNKACWKLLHDLGADIINTDKVTEATNYFKIN, encoded by the coding sequence ATGGCAAAGCATTTTTTTGTTTTCTTAGCCCTGGTTTTATCAGGATTATTCGCCAAAGCGCAGGTTAAGATCCACTCCCATAATGATTATACCCACGAAAAACCTTTTATTGATGCGGTTAATAATCGCGTTTTCTCTATTGAAGCCGATGTTTTTGTAGTTGGCGATTCGTTGATGGTAGCGCATAGCAAAAAAGAGATCAAAGCGGGCAATACATTAGCGCAATTGTATTTAAAACAGATTAAAGCGTTATCGGCCGAAAAGGAATATTATACTTCCCAATTGATGATCGATGTTAAAGGTGACTGGGATTCGACATATCGCTTGTTGCGGAAAAATCTGAAAAAATACCAGAAATACTTTGACAGACAGGGGAGAAATACCGTTGTTGTGATTAGCGGCAACCGACCTGCTGCAAATACATTTCATAAATATACTAGCCTATTTTTTGATGGCTTACCAAATGTAAACTACAGCCCGGAAGACCTGAAGAAAATAGCCATGATCAGCGATAATTTTGCCACTTATTCTAAATGGAAAGGTGTTGAAGAAGTGCCAGAAGCTGATAAAGCTAAATTGACAGAACTGATTAACAACGCACATAAATTGGGTAAACCCTTTCGTTTTTGGGGTGCACCCGATAATAAAGCTTGCTGGAAGTTATTACATGACTTAGGTGCAGATATTATTAACACAGACAAAGTTACGGAAGCAACAAACTACTTTAAAATAAACTAA
- a CDS encoding recombination protein RecR (product_source=KO:K06187; cath_funfam=3.40.1360.10; cog=COG0353; ko=KO:K06187; pfam=PF02132,PF13662; smart=SM00278; superfamily=111304; tigrfam=TIGR00615), producing the protein MNFSSKLLEDAVNEFSKLPGVGQKTALRLVLHLLNKEQEEVNQFGNTFIKLKQHIKHCSTCHNISDYVVCEICTSPKRDKETICVVEDTRDVMAIENTGQYFGVYHVLGGLISPMDGVGPSDLFIDGLVARMVAGGIKEVILALSPNMEGDTTLFYLYKRLKEFNVPVTTIARGIAFGGELEYTDEITLGRSIVTRVPYETAMMK; encoded by the coding sequence ATGAATTTTTCATCCAAGCTGCTCGAAGATGCGGTAAACGAATTCTCGAAACTTCCTGGTGTAGGGCAAAAAACAGCTTTACGTTTGGTATTACATCTTTTAAACAAAGAGCAGGAGGAGGTAAACCAGTTTGGCAATACTTTTATAAAACTTAAGCAGCATATTAAACATTGCAGCACTTGCCATAACATTTCCGATTATGTGGTATGTGAGATCTGTACTTCGCCAAAACGCGATAAAGAAACCATTTGTGTGGTTGAAGATACCCGCGATGTAATGGCAATTGAAAATACCGGTCAATATTTTGGGGTTTACCATGTTTTGGGAGGCTTAATTTCTCCGATGGATGGCGTAGGCCCTTCTGATCTGTTTATTGATGGCTTAGTGGCCAGAATGGTAGCAGGAGGGATTAAAGAGGTGATTTTAGCATTGAGTCCGAATATGGAGGGCGATACCACATTGTTTTACCTGTACAAAAGATTAAAGGAGTTTAATGTTCCGGTAACGACCATTGCACGGGGTATTGCTTTCGGCGGTGAGCTGGAATATACGGATGAAATTACATTGGGTAGATCGATTGTAACCCGCGTGCCTTACGAAACTGCAATGATGAAATAA
- a CDS encoding phosphoribosylanthranilate isomerase (product_source=KO:K01817; cath_funfam=3.20.20.70; cog=COG0135; ko=KO:K01817; pfam=PF00697; superfamily=51366) yields the protein MLKLKVCGMRLAANIAAVAELQPDYLGFIFYEKSPRLISDVSAELIKYIPSEIKTVGVFVNEALEKVKDKVNTLKLKTVQLHGSESTEYCAALKSSFPALEVIKAFGIDEDFDFSGLGAYLNVVDYFLFDTKTKMHGGSGKTFNWSVLDRYTYTKPYFLSGGIDLEHAPTIKEINDERLYALDINSRFEIEPGLKDAEKIKEFIKEMNK from the coding sequence ATGTTAAAGTTAAAAGTTTGCGGCATGCGTTTAGCAGCGAATATTGCTGCGGTAGCCGAGCTTCAGCCAGATTACCTGGGTTTTATCTTTTATGAGAAATCGCCAAGGTTGATCAGCGATGTTTCTGCTGAATTGATCAAATACATTCCCTCAGAGATCAAAACCGTAGGTGTTTTTGTAAATGAAGCGCTGGAAAAAGTAAAAGATAAAGTAAACACATTGAAGCTAAAGACTGTTCAGTTACATGGCAGCGAATCGACTGAATACTGTGCAGCATTAAAATCAAGCTTTCCTGCCTTAGAAGTGATTAAAGCATTTGGAATAGATGAAGATTTTGATTTTTCAGGTCTCGGAGCTTATTTAAATGTGGTGGATTATTTTCTGTTCGATACCAAAACCAAAATGCATGGCGGATCGGGAAAAACATTCAATTGGTCTGTTTTAGACCGATATACTTACACCAAACCCTACTTTTTAAGTGGTGGCATTGATTTAGAACATGCCCCGACCATAAAAGAAATAAATGATGAACGCTTATATGCCCTGGATATCAATAGCAGATTTGAAATTGAACCGGGTTTGAAGGATGCGGAGAAGATTAAAGAATTTATTAAAGAAATGAATAAATAG
- a CDS encoding hypothetical protein (product_source=Hypo-rule applied; cath_funfam=2.40.10.10; superfamily=48208): MSKFINWKSNWLSGNFQLFADGVQKGMITFETWKSNAESMLEDKNYQFVNEGFWQSSTKVIDRKTNEVVAMINYDTWKSKAVISLRSGEQYEWKSINLWRSQWTVSNYKDEHIMYSASSNSGSLSSDTDNELLIIAGLFIKQIYNKQLLAVVACFVPIITTSTLRHN, from the coding sequence ATGTCGAAATTTATCAACTGGAAAAGCAATTGGCTTAGTGGCAACTTTCAACTCTTTGCAGATGGTGTTCAGAAAGGAATGATCACATTCGAAACCTGGAAGAGCAATGCCGAAAGTATGCTTGAGGATAAAAACTATCAATTTGTAAACGAAGGTTTCTGGCAATCGAGCACAAAGGTAATCGACAGAAAAACAAATGAAGTGGTTGCCATGATTAACTACGATACCTGGAAATCTAAAGCGGTAATCAGCTTAAGATCGGGTGAGCAGTATGAATGGAAATCGATAAATTTATGGCGTTCGCAATGGACGGTGAGCAATTATAAAGATGAACACATTATGTATAGCGCTAGCAGCAACAGTGGCTCATTATCGTCTGATACCGACAACGAATTATTGATTATAGCAGGCTTATTTATTAAGCAGATTTATAACAAACAATTACTTGCTGTGGTTGCTTGTTTTGTACCGATCATTACGACATCAACACTTCGCCATAATTAG
- a CDS encoding inward rectifier potassium channel (product_source=KO:K08715; cath_funfam=1.10.287.70,2.60.40.1400; ko=KO:K08715; pfam=PF07885,PF17655; superfamily=81296; transmembrane_helix_parts=Inside_1_60,TMhelix_61_83,Outside_84_127,TMhelix_128_150,Inside_151_313), with protein MAFFKRKVQFNDDFGFGSNPVTKNQRMLNPDGSANIERTGLPWFKFDDTYTRLVTMSWPRFFFVILIAYLVVNTIFAVLYNVVGIENLNGAKGITLRDQFFDAFFFSAQTISTVGYGHISPQGFVTSVLAAFESMLGLLAFALATGLLYGRFSRPTSKVSFSKKMVIAPYEKGHGLMCRLVNLRRNQLIEVEVQMVMSYNETIDGKHVRRFYPLPLERSKIGILSLNWTLVHPITEESPFFEKSLTELQQAEVEVFVILKAFDDTFSQTIHTRTSYQDEEIEMDAKFDKMYYHNEEGKMVMDYSKLDKVTRTV; from the coding sequence ATGGCCTTTTTTAAAAGAAAAGTACAGTTTAATGATGATTTCGGTTTCGGATCCAATCCTGTAACCAAAAACCAGCGCATGCTCAACCCCGATGGTTCGGCAAATATCGAACGTACGGGCCTGCCCTGGTTTAAGTTTGATGATACCTACACCCGCCTGGTTACCATGAGCTGGCCGCGTTTTTTCTTTGTCATTCTGATCGCCTACCTTGTTGTAAATACCATATTCGCAGTTTTATATAACGTAGTGGGTATCGAAAATTTAAATGGTGCCAAAGGTATAACGCTTCGTGATCAGTTTTTTGATGCCTTTTTCTTTTCTGCCCAAACCATTTCTACCGTGGGTTACGGCCATATTTCGCCACAGGGTTTTGTTACCAGTGTGCTTGCCGCTTTCGAAAGTATGCTGGGCCTGTTGGCTTTTGCATTGGCTACAGGTTTATTGTATGGCCGTTTTAGCAGGCCCACCTCAAAAGTAAGCTTCAGCAAAAAAATGGTGATTGCCCCTTACGAGAAAGGACATGGATTGATGTGCCGTTTGGTTAACCTCCGCCGCAATCAATTGATAGAGGTCGAGGTGCAGATGGTGATGTCGTACAACGAAACCATCGATGGCAAACATGTTCGTAGGTTTTATCCTTTGCCATTAGAGCGCAGTAAAATCGGTATCCTATCTTTAAACTGGACTTTGGTACACCCCATTACAGAAGAAAGTCCGTTTTTCGAAAAATCGTTAACCGAGCTGCAGCAGGCCGAAGTAGAGGTTTTTGTAATCTTAAAAGCTTTTGATGATACTTTCTCGCAGACTATCCACACCAGAACCAGTTATCAGGATGAGGAAATCGAAATGGATGCTAAGTTTGATAAAATGTATTACCATAACGAAGAAGGTAAAATGGTGATGGATTATAGTAAATTGGATAAGGTTACGCGAACGGTGTAA
- a CDS encoding uncharacterized protein (TIGR00730 family) (product_source=TIGR00730; cath_funfam=3.40.50.450; cog=COG1611; pfam=PF03641; superfamily=102405; tigrfam=TIGR00730), which translates to MTSEEKIRSAFENKDWQEIKVTDSWQIFKIMAEFVDGFEKLAKIGPCVTIYGSARTAQTHRYYQLAEQCGKLLTDRGYGVITGGGPGIMEAGNKGAHTNGGKSVGLNIELPFEQFHNKYIDHNKLLEFDYFFVRKVMFMKYSQGFVVLPGGFGTMDELFEALTLIQTGKIARFPIVLVGVDYWGGLIDWIKGTMLQKEHNIHEEDLNLFRLVDTAEEAAEHIFRFYDKYVLKPNF; encoded by the coding sequence ATGACGAGTGAAGAAAAAATTAGAAGCGCTTTTGAAAACAAAGACTGGCAAGAAATTAAAGTAACAGACTCTTGGCAAATTTTTAAGATCATGGCCGAATTTGTAGACGGTTTTGAAAAACTGGCTAAAATTGGCCCATGTGTTACCATTTATGGTTCGGCCCGTACAGCTCAAACGCATAGATATTACCAATTGGCAGAGCAGTGCGGTAAATTATTAACCGATCGTGGTTATGGTGTAATCACTGGCGGTGGTCCTGGTATTATGGAGGCCGGTAATAAAGGCGCCCACACCAATGGGGGTAAATCGGTAGGTTTAAATATCGAGTTGCCTTTTGAGCAGTTCCACAATAAATATATCGATCATAATAAATTGCTCGAGTTTGATTATTTCTTTGTGCGCAAAGTAATGTTCATGAAATATAGTCAGGGTTTTGTGGTTTTACCAGGTGGTTTTGGCACCATGGATGAACTTTTTGAAGCTTTAACCTTAATCCAGACCGGAAAAATTGCACGTTTCCCAATCGTATTGGTGGGTGTTGATTATTGGGGTGGATTAATTGATTGGATTAAAGGAACGATGTTGCAGAAGGAACACAATATCCACGAAGAAGATTTAAACCTTTTCAGATTGGTAGATACCGCAGAAGAAGCTGCAGAGCACATTTTCCGTTTCTACGATAAATATGTGCTTAAACCAAATTTCTAG